One window of the Aquila chrysaetos chrysaetos chromosome 8, bAquChr1.4, whole genome shotgun sequence genome contains the following:
- the EZH1 gene encoding histone-lysine N-methyltransferase EZH1 isoform X1, with amino-acid sequence MAEEKMEIATPPTSKCIIYWKRKVKSEYMRLRQLKRFQANMGAKALFVANFAKVHEKTQILNEDWKKLRVQPVQLMKPVSGHPFLKQCTVESIFPGFPSQTLYMRTLNTVALVPIMYSWSPLQQNFMVEDETVLCNIPYMGDEVKEEDETFIEELINNYDGKVHGEEEMISGSVLISDAVFLELVNALNQYSDEEEEGHNDSEVKQEDGKEELPVTRKRKRIAAEGNKKGSKKRFPNDMIFTAISSMFPEYGFPDDMKERYRELTEVSDPNVLPPQCTPNIDGPCAKSVQREQSLHSFHTLFCRRCFKYDCFLHPFHATPNVYKRKNRETKIEPDPCGADCFLWLEGAKEFAALHNPRSKCSGRRRRRHHVVGASCSNTPASAVAETREGDSDRDTGNEWASSSSEANSRCQTPTKQKLSPASSQLFAVETPQEPVEWTGAEESLFRVFHGTYFNNFCSIARLLGTKTCKQVFQFAVKESLITKLPTNELMNPSQKKKRKHRLWAAHCRKIQLKKDNSPTQVYNYQPCDHPEHPCDSSCPCIMTQNFCEKFCQCNPDCQNRFPGCRCKTQCNTKQCPCYLAVRECDPDLCLTCGASEHWDCKVVSCKNCSIQRGLKKHLLLAPSDVAGWGTFIKESVQKNEFISEYCGELISQDEADRRGKVYDKYMSSFLFNLNNDFVVDATRKGNKIRFANHSVNPNCYAKVVMVNGDHRIGIFAKRAIQAGEELFFDYRYSQADALKYVGIERETDII; translated from the exons ATGGCCGAGGA AAAAATGGAAATCGCCACTCCTCCAACATCAAAGTGTATTAtatactggaaaagaaaagtcaaGTCTGAATATATGCGTCTCCGGCAGCTCAAGAGGTTTCAGGCGAACATGGGAGCTAAG GCTCTGTTTGTGGCCAACTTTGCGAAGGTTCATGAAAAGACTCAGATTCTGAATGAGGACTGGAAGAAGCTTCGAGTCCAGCCGGTGCAATTGATGAAGCCAGTCAGCGGGCATCCATTCCTAAAACAG TGTACTGTTGAGAGCATTTTCCCGGGATTTCCAAGCCAGACGCTGTACATGAGGACCCTGAACACAGTGGCACTGGTGCCCATTATGTACTCCTGGTCCCCTCTTCAGCAGAATTTCATG GTGGAGGATGAAACTGTTCTGTGCAATATCCCTTACATGGGAGATGAGGTGAAGGAAGAAGATGAAACTTTCATTGAAGAACTTATTAATAACTATGATGGGAAAGTTCACGGAGAGGAAG aaatgatTTCAGGGTCAGTCCTCATCAGCGATGCTGTGTTCTTGGAGCTAGTGAATGCCCTGAATCAGTACTcggatgaggaagaggaaggacaCAATGATTCTGAAGTTAAACAGGAGGATGGGAAAGAGGAGCTGCCAgtcacaaggaaaagaaagcgAATTGCAGCGGAAG gtAACAAGAAGGGTTCAAAGAAGCGGTTTCCAAATGACATGATATTCACTGCTATTTCTTCTATGTTTCCTGAATATGGCTTCCCAGATGATATGAAAGAGAG GTACAGGGAGCTGACGGAAGTGTCGGACCCAAACGTGCTGCCGCCGCAGTGCACTCCCAACATAGATGGGCCATGCGCGAAGTCTGTCCAGCGGGAGCAGTCCTTGCACTCCTTCCACACCCTCTTCTGCCGCCGCTGCTTCAAATACGACTGTTTTCTGCATC cttttcatgctACTCCTAATGTGTACAAACGAAAGAATAGAGAGACCAAGATCGAGCCAGATCCTTGTGGAGCAGACTGTTTCCTCTGGCTG GAAGGAGCCAAGGAGTTTGCTGCGCTGCACAACCCCAGGTCCAAGTGCTCAGGCCGGCGCCGCCGGAGGCACCACGTGGTGGGTGCTTCCTGCTCAAACACCCCAGCTTCTGCCGTCGCTGAGACGAGGGAGGGCGACAGCGACCGAGACACGGGCAACGAGTGGGCCTCTAGCTCCTCGG aggcaAACTCCCGCTGCCAGACCCCCACCAAGCAGAAGCTGAGCCCGGCTTCCTCCCAGCTGTTTGCGGTGGAGACACCGCAGGAGCCCGTTGAGTGGACGGGAGCCGAGGAGTCGCTCTTCCGCGTCTTCCATGGGACCTACTTCAATAACTTCTGCTCAATTGCCAGGCTGCTGGGAACAAAGACATGCaagcag GTCTTTCAGTTTGCAGTGAAAGAATCGCTTATAACAAAACTGCCAACAAACGAATTAATGAATCCAtcccagaagaagaaaaggaagcacaG GCTGTGGGCTGCTCACTGCAGGAAGATTCAGCTGAAGAAAG ATAATTCGCCTACCCAGGTATACAACTACCAGCCCTGTGACCACCCCGAGCATCCCTGTGACAGCTCCTGCCCTTGCATCATGACTCAGAATTTCTGTGAGAAGTTCTGCCAGTGCAACCCTGACT GTCAGAACCGCTTCCCGGGTTGCCGCTGTAAAACCCAGTGCAACACCAAGCAGTGCCCGTGCTACCTGGCTGTGCGGGAATGTGATCCGGACCTCTGCCTGACCTGTGGGGCTTCAGAGCACTGGGACTGCAAGGTGGTCTCCTGCAAGAACTGCAGCATCCAGCGAGGTCTCAAAAAG CATTTGTTACTGGCACCATCAGATGTTGCCGGCTGGGGGACTTTCATCAAGGAATCTGTGCAGAAGAATGAGTTCATCTCGGAGTACTGTGGTGAG cttaTTTCACAGGATGAGGCTGACCGGCGAGGGAAGGTCTATGACAAGTATATGTCCAGCTTCCTCTTCAACCTCAACAACG attttgttgTTGACGCCACCcgcaaaggaaataaaatccgCTTTGCCAATCACTCAGTGAACCCCAATTGCTATGCCAAAG TTGTGATGGTGAATGGAGACCACCGGATAGGGATCTTTGCCAAGAGGGCCAtccaggcaggagaggagctcTTCTTTGATTACAG GTACAGCCAAGCAGATGCCCTGAAGTATGTCGGCATAGAGAGGGAGACAGATATCATCTAG
- the RAMP2 gene encoding receptor activity-modifying protein 2 isoform X1, translating into MSMLGGSSPGPSWSPLGGCSGQGLPRTSLPTGSVFAQKLPCPGCKGRGRARSLLLPFPPLGPVTSAVLSLAREEEGSPVCWDHPGLCPTAGWALPGCGALVPCVSLLQGVGTLSTGTSRTKVTTCTWMRMDHWRSWGGRAAARTPTRTGSPSTAGPPSTLPSWPPPRAAAAAGTRSAGGSASAPAVPNACSERGLCGATVVHVSPSQQAGLMPSPPQHLQRALQLHPAASPAALLPVAQRHPRHLLPAGPRRILHQLHRGQAPQAGRAAPQDGCGCGCGAQLPRAPCSRPDAHQSPERGSNPSGQLPSPCLPLCLRGAGNSPLPSQPWELMSRTSGPRVRGTGQSR; encoded by the exons ATGTCCATGCTGGGTGGCAGCTCCCCTGGCCCCTCCTGGTCTCCTCTTGGAGGATGCTCTGGACAGGGTTTGCCACGCACTTCCCTGCCCACGGGGTCAGTGTTTGCTCAGAAGCTGCCCTGCCCCGGTTGCAAAGGCCgaggcagagccaggagcctcctgctccccttccctcccctcgGCCCAGTCACCTCTGCTGTGCTTAGCTTggccagggaggaggagggatctCCAGTGTGCTGGGACCACCCTGGCTTGTGCCCCACAGCCGGCTGGGCACTCCCTGGCTGTGGAGCCCTGGTACCCTGTGTGTCCTTGCTGCAGGGCGTGGGGACGCTGAGTACGGGGACCTCGAGGACGAAG GTCACTACCTGTACCTGGATGAGGATG GACCACTGGAGGTCctgggggggccgggccgcTGCCAGGACACCTACCAGGACTGGATCTCCCTCTACTGCTGGGCCCCCTTCCACGCTGCCCTCATGGCCACCCCCGAGGGCAGCCGCTGCTGCTGGGACCAGATCAGCAGGTGGGTCGGCATCAGCCCCAGCGGTGCCAAATGCATGCTCGGAGCGGGGCCTTTGTGGGGCCACCGTGGTGCACGTGTCCCCGTCCCAGCAGGCCGGCCTCATGCCGTCCCCTCCACAGCACCTACAGCGAGCTCTCCAGCTGCACCCAGCTGCTAgcccagctgctctcctgcccgTGGCCCAGCGCCATCCTCGACACCTTCTTCCTGCAGGTCCACGCCGAATACTTCACCAACTGCACCGGGGCCAGGCCCCCCAGGCTGGGAGGGCtgccccccaggatggctgtggctgtggctgtggggCTCAGCTGCCTCGTGCCCCTTGCAGCCGCCCTGACGCTCACCAGAGCCCGGAAAGGGGCTCAAACCCCAGTGGGCAgctgcccagcccctgcctgcctctgtgcCTGCGAGGGGCTGGCAAcagcccccttccctcccagccctgggaacTAATGAGCAGGACGAGTGGGCCAAGGGTGAGGGGGACAGGGCAGAGCAGGTAG
- the RAMP2 gene encoding receptor activity-modifying protein 2 isoform X2, giving the protein MAPRVLLAPIAPSVLPGHYLYLDEDGSGRCSAGPLEVLGGPGRCQDTYQDWISLYCWAPFHAALMATPEGSRCCWDQISRPASCRPLHSTYSELSSCTQLLAQLLSCPWPSAILDTFFLQVHAEYFTNCTGARPPRLGGLPPRMAVAVAVGLSCLVPLAAALTLTRARKGAQTPVGSCPAPACLCACEGLATAPFPPSPGN; this is encoded by the exons ATGGCCCCGCGGGTCCTGCTGGCACCAATAGCACCATCTGTCCTTCCAGGTCACTACCTGTACCTGGATGAGGATG GGTCTGGCCGGTGCTCTGCAGGACCACTGGAGGTCctgggggggccgggccgcTGCCAGGACACCTACCAGGACTGGATCTCCCTCTACTGCTGGGCCCCCTTCCACGCTGCCCTCATGGCCACCCCCGAGGGCAGCCGCTGCTGCTGGGACCAGATCAGCAG GCCGGCCTCATGCCGTCCCCTCCACAGCACCTACAGCGAGCTCTCCAGCTGCACCCAGCTGCTAgcccagctgctctcctgcccgTGGCCCAGCGCCATCCTCGACACCTTCTTCCTGCAGGTCCACGCCGAATACTTCACCAACTGCACCGGGGCCAGGCCCCCCAGGCTGGGAGGGCtgccccccaggatggctgtggctgtggctgtggggCTCAGCTGCCTCGTGCCCCTTGCAGCCGCCCTGACGCTCACCAGAGCCCGGAAAGGGGCTCAAACCCCAGTGGGCAgctgcccagcccctgcctgcctctgtgcCTGCGAGGGGCTGGCAAcagcccccttccctcccagccctgggaacTAA
- the RAMP2 gene encoding receptor activity-modifying protein 2 isoform X3, giving the protein MAPRVLLAPIAPSVLPGHYLYLDEDGPLEVLGGPGRCQDTYQDWISLYCWAPFHAALMATPEGSRCCWDQISRPASCRPLHSTYSELSSCTQLLAQLLSCPWPSAILDTFFLQVHAEYFTNCTGARPPRLGGLPPRMAVAVAVGLSCLVPLAAALTLTRARKGAQTPVGSCPAPACLCACEGLATAPFPPSPGN; this is encoded by the exons ATGGCCCCGCGGGTCCTGCTGGCACCAATAGCACCATCTGTCCTTCCAGGTCACTACCTGTACCTGGATGAGGATG GACCACTGGAGGTCctgggggggccgggccgcTGCCAGGACACCTACCAGGACTGGATCTCCCTCTACTGCTGGGCCCCCTTCCACGCTGCCCTCATGGCCACCCCCGAGGGCAGCCGCTGCTGCTGGGACCAGATCAGCAG GCCGGCCTCATGCCGTCCCCTCCACAGCACCTACAGCGAGCTCTCCAGCTGCACCCAGCTGCTAgcccagctgctctcctgcccgTGGCCCAGCGCCATCCTCGACACCTTCTTCCTGCAGGTCCACGCCGAATACTTCACCAACTGCACCGGGGCCAGGCCCCCCAGGCTGGGAGGGCtgccccccaggatggctgtggctgtggctgtggggCTCAGCTGCCTCGTGCCCCTTGCAGCCGCCCTGACGCTCACCAGAGCCCGGAAAGGGGCTCAAACCCCAGTGGGCAgctgcccagcccctgcctgcctctgtgcCTGCGAGGGGCTGGCAAcagcccccttccctcccagccctgggaacTAA
- the RAMP2 gene encoding receptor activity-modifying protein 2 isoform X4, whose product MAPRVLLAPIAPSVLPGHYLYLDEDGSGRCSAGPLEVLGGPGRCQDTYQDWISLYCWAPFHAALMATPEGSRCCWDQISSTYSELSSCTQLLAQLLSCPWPSAILDTFFLQVHAEYFTNCTGARPPRLGGLPPRMAVAVAVGLSCLVPLAAALTLTRARKGAQTPVGSCPAPACLCACEGLATAPFPPSPGN is encoded by the exons ATGGCCCCGCGGGTCCTGCTGGCACCAATAGCACCATCTGTCCTTCCAGGTCACTACCTGTACCTGGATGAGGATG GGTCTGGCCGGTGCTCTGCAGGACCACTGGAGGTCctgggggggccgggccgcTGCCAGGACACCTACCAGGACTGGATCTCCCTCTACTGCTGGGCCCCCTTCCACGCTGCCCTCATGGCCACCCCCGAGGGCAGCCGCTGCTGCTGGGACCAGATCAGCAG CACCTACAGCGAGCTCTCCAGCTGCACCCAGCTGCTAgcccagctgctctcctgcccgTGGCCCAGCGCCATCCTCGACACCTTCTTCCTGCAGGTCCACGCCGAATACTTCACCAACTGCACCGGGGCCAGGCCCCCCAGGCTGGGAGGGCtgccccccaggatggctgtggctgtggctgtggggCTCAGCTGCCTCGTGCCCCTTGCAGCCGCCCTGACGCTCACCAGAGCCCGGAAAGGGGCTCAAACCCCAGTGGGCAgctgcccagcccctgcctgcctctgtgcCTGCGAGGGGCTGGCAAcagcccccttccctcccagccctgggaacTAA
- the EZH1 gene encoding histone-lysine N-methyltransferase EZH1 isoform X2 yields the protein MEIATPPTSKCIIYWKRKVKSEYMRLRQLKRFQANMGAKALFVANFAKVHEKTQILNEDWKKLRVQPVQLMKPVSGHPFLKQCTVESIFPGFPSQTLYMRTLNTVALVPIMYSWSPLQQNFMVEDETVLCNIPYMGDEVKEEDETFIEELINNYDGKVHGEEEMISGSVLISDAVFLELVNALNQYSDEEEEGHNDSEVKQEDGKEELPVTRKRKRIAAEGNKKGSKKRFPNDMIFTAISSMFPEYGFPDDMKERYRELTEVSDPNVLPPQCTPNIDGPCAKSVQREQSLHSFHTLFCRRCFKYDCFLHPFHATPNVYKRKNRETKIEPDPCGADCFLWLEGAKEFAALHNPRSKCSGRRRRRHHVVGASCSNTPASAVAETREGDSDRDTGNEWASSSSEANSRCQTPTKQKLSPASSQLFAVETPQEPVEWTGAEESLFRVFHGTYFNNFCSIARLLGTKTCKQVFQFAVKESLITKLPTNELMNPSQKKKRKHRLWAAHCRKIQLKKDNSPTQVYNYQPCDHPEHPCDSSCPCIMTQNFCEKFCQCNPDCQNRFPGCRCKTQCNTKQCPCYLAVRECDPDLCLTCGASEHWDCKVVSCKNCSIQRGLKKHLLLAPSDVAGWGTFIKESVQKNEFISEYCGELISQDEADRRGKVYDKYMSSFLFNLNNDFVVDATRKGNKIRFANHSVNPNCYAKVVMVNGDHRIGIFAKRAIQAGEELFFDYRYSQADALKYVGIERETDII from the exons ATGGAAATCGCCACTCCTCCAACATCAAAGTGTATTAtatactggaaaagaaaagtcaaGTCTGAATATATGCGTCTCCGGCAGCTCAAGAGGTTTCAGGCGAACATGGGAGCTAAG GCTCTGTTTGTGGCCAACTTTGCGAAGGTTCATGAAAAGACTCAGATTCTGAATGAGGACTGGAAGAAGCTTCGAGTCCAGCCGGTGCAATTGATGAAGCCAGTCAGCGGGCATCCATTCCTAAAACAG TGTACTGTTGAGAGCATTTTCCCGGGATTTCCAAGCCAGACGCTGTACATGAGGACCCTGAACACAGTGGCACTGGTGCCCATTATGTACTCCTGGTCCCCTCTTCAGCAGAATTTCATG GTGGAGGATGAAACTGTTCTGTGCAATATCCCTTACATGGGAGATGAGGTGAAGGAAGAAGATGAAACTTTCATTGAAGAACTTATTAATAACTATGATGGGAAAGTTCACGGAGAGGAAG aaatgatTTCAGGGTCAGTCCTCATCAGCGATGCTGTGTTCTTGGAGCTAGTGAATGCCCTGAATCAGTACTcggatgaggaagaggaaggacaCAATGATTCTGAAGTTAAACAGGAGGATGGGAAAGAGGAGCTGCCAgtcacaaggaaaagaaagcgAATTGCAGCGGAAG gtAACAAGAAGGGTTCAAAGAAGCGGTTTCCAAATGACATGATATTCACTGCTATTTCTTCTATGTTTCCTGAATATGGCTTCCCAGATGATATGAAAGAGAG GTACAGGGAGCTGACGGAAGTGTCGGACCCAAACGTGCTGCCGCCGCAGTGCACTCCCAACATAGATGGGCCATGCGCGAAGTCTGTCCAGCGGGAGCAGTCCTTGCACTCCTTCCACACCCTCTTCTGCCGCCGCTGCTTCAAATACGACTGTTTTCTGCATC cttttcatgctACTCCTAATGTGTACAAACGAAAGAATAGAGAGACCAAGATCGAGCCAGATCCTTGTGGAGCAGACTGTTTCCTCTGGCTG GAAGGAGCCAAGGAGTTTGCTGCGCTGCACAACCCCAGGTCCAAGTGCTCAGGCCGGCGCCGCCGGAGGCACCACGTGGTGGGTGCTTCCTGCTCAAACACCCCAGCTTCTGCCGTCGCTGAGACGAGGGAGGGCGACAGCGACCGAGACACGGGCAACGAGTGGGCCTCTAGCTCCTCGG aggcaAACTCCCGCTGCCAGACCCCCACCAAGCAGAAGCTGAGCCCGGCTTCCTCCCAGCTGTTTGCGGTGGAGACACCGCAGGAGCCCGTTGAGTGGACGGGAGCCGAGGAGTCGCTCTTCCGCGTCTTCCATGGGACCTACTTCAATAACTTCTGCTCAATTGCCAGGCTGCTGGGAACAAAGACATGCaagcag GTCTTTCAGTTTGCAGTGAAAGAATCGCTTATAACAAAACTGCCAACAAACGAATTAATGAATCCAtcccagaagaagaaaaggaagcacaG GCTGTGGGCTGCTCACTGCAGGAAGATTCAGCTGAAGAAAG ATAATTCGCCTACCCAGGTATACAACTACCAGCCCTGTGACCACCCCGAGCATCCCTGTGACAGCTCCTGCCCTTGCATCATGACTCAGAATTTCTGTGAGAAGTTCTGCCAGTGCAACCCTGACT GTCAGAACCGCTTCCCGGGTTGCCGCTGTAAAACCCAGTGCAACACCAAGCAGTGCCCGTGCTACCTGGCTGTGCGGGAATGTGATCCGGACCTCTGCCTGACCTGTGGGGCTTCAGAGCACTGGGACTGCAAGGTGGTCTCCTGCAAGAACTGCAGCATCCAGCGAGGTCTCAAAAAG CATTTGTTACTGGCACCATCAGATGTTGCCGGCTGGGGGACTTTCATCAAGGAATCTGTGCAGAAGAATGAGTTCATCTCGGAGTACTGTGGTGAG cttaTTTCACAGGATGAGGCTGACCGGCGAGGGAAGGTCTATGACAAGTATATGTCCAGCTTCCTCTTCAACCTCAACAACG attttgttgTTGACGCCACCcgcaaaggaaataaaatccgCTTTGCCAATCACTCAGTGAACCCCAATTGCTATGCCAAAG TTGTGATGGTGAATGGAGACCACCGGATAGGGATCTTTGCCAAGAGGGCCAtccaggcaggagaggagctcTTCTTTGATTACAG GTACAGCCAAGCAGATGCCCTGAAGTATGTCGGCATAGAGAGGGAGACAGATATCATCTAG